In one window of bacterium DNA:
- a CDS encoding SIS domain-containing protein encodes EIIQNETSEVLEIEPQGKDLAQRVFWTIMLGDFLSYHLAVKTGIDPMPVKRIEYLKKRLSAE; translated from the coding sequence AGGAGATCATCCAGAATGAGACCAGCGAGGTTCTGGAGATCGAACCGCAGGGGAAAGACCTTGCCCAGCGCGTTTTTTGGACGATCATGCTGGGCGATTTTTTAAGCTATCACCTGGCAGTAAAAACGGGCATCGATCCAATGCCCGTCAAACGCATAGAATACCTGAAAAAACGCCTGTCGGCTGAATGA
- a CDS encoding SagB/ThcOx family dehydrogenase, with product MIFSLIFFFVSQMKEDSAMILPSPVFTNKSIEECIQTRRSVRTFLPKALTGQQLSNILWAAQGITDTAAGFRATPSAGATYPLEILVAVKEGVFRYTVEKHTLKKEIAFDLRKKIAEAASSQMFIADAGAVIIITAVPERTTQRYGERGFRYIGNEVGHCAQNIHLEAAALGLGSVPVGAFKDSRLKEILKLKDYEDPLYIIPVGVPKDR from the coding sequence ATGATCTTTTCACTAATTTTTTTCTTTGTCAGCCAGATGAAGGAGGATTCCGCAATGATTTTGCCATCGCCGGTGTTCACTAATAAATCGATCGAAGAGTGTATTCAGACGCGCCGTTCGGTAAGAACTTTCCTGCCCAAGGCGCTGACCGGTCAGCAGTTGTCCAACATTCTCTGGGCAGCGCAGGGCATCACGGACACGGCAGCAGGGTTCAGAGCAACACCCAGCGCCGGCGCGACTTACCCACTGGAGATTTTGGTTGCCGTCAAGGAAGGCGTGTTCCGCTATACGGTTGAAAAACACACCTTGAAAAAGGAGATCGCTTTTGATTTGAGAAAGAAAATCGCAGAAGCGGCATCGAGCCAGATGTTCATTGCCGACGCGGGAGCGGTGATAATCATCACGGCGGTGCCGGAACGGACAACGCAGCGCTACGGCGAACGGGGATTCCGGTATATCGGCAATGAAGTCGGTCACTGCGCTCAAAACATCCACCTTGAAGCGGCTGCGCTCGGCCTGGGCTCGGTTCCGGTCGGCGCTTTTAAGGATAGTAGGTTGAAGGAAATTTTGAAGCTAAAAGATTATGAAGATCCTCTTTACATCATACCGGTGGGTGTGCCGAAAGACAGATAA
- a CDS encoding histone deacetylase: MSATCSYVHAALRLETKFVYSNLYNAEIGDHVFPTNKYRLIHDRLAAEKIITANNVVAPAMPDKKDLLRIVAREYLDDLVHLRTTIRTFPSEMPVTQVIIEAQMLCCDGSYQAAQAAMDCGGCYHIGGGFHHAFPDHAEGFCYLNDICYAAVRMLENGVKKIAVVDCDLHQGNGTAKFFEHEDRVFTFSIHQEHLYPKKERSNLDIGLDFNTGDDEYLKDLDGALTTVIKEFKPELIIYLAGADPYMFDQLGNLKLTIAGLIKRDEMVVGRARENGIPVAAVLGGGYAEDLNDTVEIHCNTARAMKKILG, translated from the coding sequence ATGTCCGCGACGTGTTCGTACGTTCATGCGGCCTTGAGGCTTGAAACGAAATTTGTATATTCAAACCTTTATAACGCCGAAATCGGGGACCACGTTTTTCCGACCAACAAATACCGGTTGATCCACGACCGGCTGGCAGCCGAGAAGATCATTACCGCGAATAACGTCGTGGCGCCGGCAATGCCGGACAAAAAGGACCTGCTGAGGATCGTCGCGCGCGAGTACCTTGACGATCTCGTGCATCTCCGGACCACGATCCGCACGTTCCCGTCGGAAATGCCGGTAACACAGGTCATTATCGAAGCCCAGATGCTTTGCTGCGACGGCTCTTACCAGGCCGCGCAGGCGGCCATGGACTGCGGGGGCTGCTACCACATCGGCGGCGGTTTCCATCACGCTTTTCCCGACCACGCCGAAGGGTTCTGCTATCTGAACGACATCTGCTACGCCGCGGTGCGCATGCTGGAAAACGGAGTAAAAAAGATCGCGGTCGTCGATTGCGACCTTCATCAGGGCAACGGAACCGCGAAATTTTTCGAGCACGAAGATCGGGTCTTCACATTTTCCATACACCAGGAGCACCTCTACCCGAAAAAGGAAAGGTCAAACCTCGATATCGGGCTTGATTTCAACACCGGTGACGATGAATACCTAAAAGATCTGGACGGCGCGCTTACGACGGTCATCAAGGAATTCAAGCCGGAACTTATCATTTACCTGGCCGGCGCCGATCCTTACATGTTCGACCAGCTCGGCAACCTCAAGCTGACGATCGCAGGCCTGATCAAACGCGACGAAATGGTGGTCGGGCGGGCGCGCGAGAACGGCATTCCGGTCGCCGCGGTCCTGGGCGGCGGGTATGCCGAGGATTTAAACGACACGGTCGAGATCCACTGCAACACGGCAAGGGCGATGAAAAAGATATTGGGTTGA
- a CDS encoding cyclic nucleotide-binding domain-containing protein: MDQNCVKELKMFGELKDFEWEELAKLVIEKDFEDGDIIFNQGDESTELYILLKGAVDLQIKLAPQLGETTIYPVKLSEIFGEFAFLNPSPRSATARCMKRTTVGVIDKKAFDDLCKSFPNIGIGFYKYVTRQLIERLRRMNNYVRDVFVRSCGLEA; encoded by the coding sequence ATGGACCAGAACTGCGTAAAAGAACTCAAGATGTTCGGCGAGCTTAAGGATTTTGAATGGGAGGAGCTTGCCAAATTAGTCATCGAAAAGGATTTTGAAGATGGCGACATCATCTTCAACCAGGGAGACGAGTCTACCGAACTGTATATCCTGCTGAAGGGAGCGGTCGACCTTCAGATAAAACTGGCACCGCAGCTCGGTGAAACGACGATCTACCCGGTCAAACTCAGCGAGATATTCGGCGAGTTTGCTTTCCTCAATCCCAGCCCTCGTTCGGCAACGGCGCGTTGCATGAAAAGAACGACCGTCGGCGTGATCGATAAAAAGGCATTCGATGACCTCTGCAAAAGTTTCCCCAATATCGGCATTGGGTTTTACAAATACGTGACAAGGCAGCTTATTGAAAGACTGCGGCGCATGAACAACTATGTCCGCGACGTGTTCGTACGTTCATGCGGCCTTGAGGCTTGA